One stretch of Glycine soja cultivar W05 chromosome 7, ASM419377v2, whole genome shotgun sequence DNA includes these proteins:
- the LOC114419122 gene encoding uncharacterized protein LOC114419122, translating to MKQVVGMVVSNKMQKSVVVAVDRLFYHKVYDRYVKRTSKFMAHDENNLCNIGDKVRLDPSRPLSKHKHWVVAEILKKAQIYVPPSTPVSVNVNSSSVAPAS from the exons ATGAAGCAAGTAGTAGGAATGGTGGTTTCCAATAAGATGCAGAAATCAGTTGTGGTGGCAGTGGATAGACTTTTCTATCACAAAGTCTATGATCGTTATGTCAAGCGCACCTCTAAATTCATGGCTCACGATGAGAACAACCTCTGTAACATTGGTGACAAA GTTCGACTGGATCCTTCTAGGCCTTTGAGCAAGCATAAACATTGGGTTGTTGCTGAAATTCTTAAGAAGGCACAGATATACGTTCCACCCTCCACCCCTGTGTCTGTTAATGTCAACTCCAGCTCTGTAGCACCAGCTTCATAA